One Drosophila kikkawai strain 14028-0561.14 chromosome 3L, DkikHiC1v2, whole genome shotgun sequence genomic window carries:
- the Zasp67 gene encoding fibrous sheath CABYR-binding protein isoform X4: protein MVLDIKMCRFDNVPWGFRLVGGSDYDYPLMVVKVTEGSIAEEAGLRVEDIIVRINDTAATPLTHDEAHRLIMNSGSVFYFGVYRENEEDAYECLQKFPTSEGSLTKSPTPLLRPSPTPSPSQPQTLTLLQLTEATNARTPEPETHVPAAADAPAAPALEFAAVQAVDVSVTAECRPAMSEVHSEDNRGDVPAEAEEVEVVAEAGAGQGLEAAPGLYLPDLPDRPCSALSERAEIKLVEEEIAAVLSGESEVLKEHNVLGVNFYRIFPKPGVCMSSDVLRSLNEEVTKTKLEKDKENRKWSTFLQRPNRPVPKSKQQLEAERRAANAYKVTIVKSAPRDKSPMPEAKPAPKEATPPKEEEKEEEVTVAVPEPEPEVEKEEEPLPTDSEVPNLEQLPESELPPDEQPEKGDAEKEASPEEASLAGTEAGEATAVTGDPASPSPPTEPIAPPKTEEELALERQLADVQRQLAALSSLPSTIQSTLDAVTKQLAELLPTFKLQQQERRESQEGQELPQIDEKTGSEPEEDDAGKAISISGTDKDNQANNHCPAGPCESNEDRCDANDREVAEISRSTDDNRLAKDKSKDTDAERDWAEQPVSEEQGFRKQKRHDVIEELEEHLVRKNNPRRSKRAFGPLVPSSERPLVLPGGRRWYRPKDAYNDEFIAETLSAQAELITGSTLGVNFMKYQKPERKIDLNRSEVYKYLNPHLDRAPVRGIEVRAPLVAAESDIRQSLQS from the exons GTGACCGAGGGCAGCATCGCCGAAGAGGCTGGACTGCGAGTGGAGGACATCATCGTACGCATCAATGACACGGCTGCCACGCCCCTAACCCACGACGAGGCCCACCGGCTCATCATGAACAGTGGGAGCGTCTTTTACTTTGGCGTCTACCG AGAGAACGAGGAGGACGCCTACGAGTGCCTCCAGAAGTTTCCCACGAGCGAGGGTTCGTTGACCAAGTCGCCCACGCCACTGCTAAGGCCATCGCCGACTCCGTCACCGTCTCAACCTCAGACTCTCACGCTGCTCCAGCTGACGGAAGCCACAAATGCCCGTACTCCGGAACCGGAGACCCATGTTCCTGCAGCTGCTGATGCGCCAGCAGCTCCTGCGCTGGAATTCGCTGCCGTTCAAGCGGTGGATGTGAGTGTCACGGCGGAATGTCGCCCAGCCATGTCGGAAGTGCATTCGGAAGACAATCGCGGGGATGTGCCAGCTGAGGCGGAAGAAGTCGAAGTCGTAGCAGAAGCCGGAGCTGGGCAAGGGCTCGAAGCAGCTCCTGGTCTTTACTTGCCCGATTTGCCCGATCGTCCGTGCTCCGCGCTGTCCGAAAGGGCGGAAATTAAGCTGGTGGAGGAGGAAATTGCCGCCGTGCTGTCCGGCGAGTCGGAGGTGCTCAAGGAGCACAATGTCCTCGG CGTCAATTTCTATAGGATTTTCCCCAAGCCGGGCGTCTGCATGTCCAGCGACGTCCTGCGCTCGCTCAACGAAGAGGTGACCAAGACGAAGCTGGAGAAGGACAAGGAGAACCGCAAATGGTCCACCTTCCTTCAGAGACCCAACCGGCCGGTGCCCAAGAgcaagcagcagctggaggcaGAGCGAAGGGCGGCCAATGCCTACAAGGTGACGATTGTCAAGTCGGCGCCACGCGACAAGTCGCCCATG CCGGAAGCTAAGCCGGCGCCAAAGGAAGCTACGCCAcccaaggaggaggagaaggaggaggaggtgacGGTGGCGGTGCCGGAACCAGAGCCTGAGGTCGAAAAGGAGGAGGAACCGCTGCCCACGGACAGTGAGGTGCCGAATCTGGAGCAGCTGCCTGAGAGCGAATTGCCACCGGACGAGCAGCCGGAGAAGGGCGATGCCGAGAAGGAGGCCTCACCGGAAGAGGCTTCACTGGCAGGCACCGAGGCTGGTGAAGCAACCGCGGTTACCGGCGATCCGGCATCTCCTTCTCCTCCGACCGAGCCCATAGCTCCACCTAAAACCGAGGAAGAACTGGCCCTAGAACGGCAGCTGGCGGATGTCCAGAGGCAACTGGCAGCCCTCTCCTCGCTGCCCTCCACCATACAGTCCACCCTGGATGCGGTGACCAAGCAGCTGGCCGAATTGCTGCCCACCTtcaagctgcagcagcaggagagGCGGGAGAGCCAAGAGGGTCAGGAGCTACCGCAGATCGATGAAAAAACCGGCAGCGAGCCGGAAGAGGATGATGCAG GCAAAGCCATATCCATATCTGGCACCGACAAGGACAACCAGGCGAACAACCATTGCCCAGCGGGGCCATGTGAGAGTAATGAGGATAGATGCGATGCCAATGACCGGGAAGTTGCGGAAATTTCGCGCTCAACTGACGACAATCGCCTGGCCAAGGACAAGAGCAAGGATACGGATGCGGAGAGGGACTGGGCCGAGCAGCCCGTGTCCGAGGAGCAGGGCTTCAGGAAGCAGAAG AGACACGATGTCATCGAGGAGCTCGAGGAGCATCTGGTGCGCAAGAACAATCCCCGGCGGTCGAAGCGCGCCTTTGGTCCTTTGGTCCCATCCTCGGAGCGTCCGCTGGTTCTACCCGGCGGCCGGCGCTGGTATCGTCCCAAGGATGCCTACAACGATGAGTTCATTGCCGAGACCCTGAGCGCCCAAGCAGAGCTCATCACGGGCAGCACTCTCGG GGTCAACTTCATGAAGTACCAGAAGCCGGAGCGCAAAATCGATCTGAATCGCAGCGAGGTGTACAAGTATCTCAATCCGCATCTGGACAGGGCGCCCGTGCGTGGCATCGAGGTGCGTGCCCCGCTGGTGGCCGCCGAGTCTGATATTCGCCAGTCACTGCAGTCGTAG
- the Zasp67 gene encoding fibrous sheath CABYR-binding protein isoform X9 translates to MVLDIKMCRFDNVPWGFRLVGGSDYDYPLMVVKVTEGSIAEEAGLRVEDIIVRINDTAATPLTHDEAHRLIMNSGSVFYFGVYRENEEDAYECLQKFPTSEGSLTKSPTPLLRPSPTPSPSQPQTLTLLQLTEATNARTPEPETHVPAAADAPAAPALEFAAVQAVDVSVTAECRPAMSEVHSEDNRGDVPAEAEEVEVVAEAGAGQGLEAAPGLYLPDLPDRPCSALSERAEIKLVEEEIAAVLSGESEVLKEHNVLGIFPKPGVCMSSDVLRSLNEEVTKTKLEKDKENRKWSTFLQRPNRPVPKSKQQLEAERRAANAYKVTIVKSAPRDKSPMPEAKPAPKEATPPKEEEKEEEVTVAVPEPEPEVEKEEEPLPTDSEVPNLEQLPESELPPDEQPEKGDAEKEASPEEASLAGTEAGEATAVTGDPASPSPPTEPIAPPKTEEELALERQLADVQRQLAALSSLPSTIQSTLDAVTKQLAELLPTFKLQQQERRESQEGQELPQIDEKTGSEPEEDDAGKAISISGTDKDNQANNHCPAGPCESNEDRCDANDREVAEISRSTDDNRLAKDKSKDTDAERDWAEQPVSEEQGFRKQKIAFWNRLFNGEHITRQRFRELQGLGQSLTMQKVNFMKYQKPERKIDLNRSEVYKYLNPHLDRAPVRGIEVRAPLVAAESDIRQSLQS, encoded by the exons GTGACCGAGGGCAGCATCGCCGAAGAGGCTGGACTGCGAGTGGAGGACATCATCGTACGCATCAATGACACGGCTGCCACGCCCCTAACCCACGACGAGGCCCACCGGCTCATCATGAACAGTGGGAGCGTCTTTTACTTTGGCGTCTACCG AGAGAACGAGGAGGACGCCTACGAGTGCCTCCAGAAGTTTCCCACGAGCGAGGGTTCGTTGACCAAGTCGCCCACGCCACTGCTAAGGCCATCGCCGACTCCGTCACCGTCTCAACCTCAGACTCTCACGCTGCTCCAGCTGACGGAAGCCACAAATGCCCGTACTCCGGAACCGGAGACCCATGTTCCTGCAGCTGCTGATGCGCCAGCAGCTCCTGCGCTGGAATTCGCTGCCGTTCAAGCGGTGGATGTGAGTGTCACGGCGGAATGTCGCCCAGCCATGTCGGAAGTGCATTCGGAAGACAATCGCGGGGATGTGCCAGCTGAGGCGGAAGAAGTCGAAGTCGTAGCAGAAGCCGGAGCTGGGCAAGGGCTCGAAGCAGCTCCTGGTCTTTACTTGCCCGATTTGCCCGATCGTCCGTGCTCCGCGCTGTCCGAAAGGGCGGAAATTAAGCTGGTGGAGGAGGAAATTGCCGCCGTGCTGTCCGGCGAGTCGGAGGTGCTCAAGGAGCACAATGTCCTCGG GATTTTCCCCAAGCCGGGCGTCTGCATGTCCAGCGACGTCCTGCGCTCGCTCAACGAAGAGGTGACCAAGACGAAGCTGGAGAAGGACAAGGAGAACCGCAAATGGTCCACCTTCCTTCAGAGACCCAACCGGCCGGTGCCCAAGAgcaagcagcagctggaggcaGAGCGAAGGGCGGCCAATGCCTACAAGGTGACGATTGTCAAGTCGGCGCCACGCGACAAGTCGCCCATG CCGGAAGCTAAGCCGGCGCCAAAGGAAGCTACGCCAcccaaggaggaggagaaggaggaggaggtgacGGTGGCGGTGCCGGAACCAGAGCCTGAGGTCGAAAAGGAGGAGGAACCGCTGCCCACGGACAGTGAGGTGCCGAATCTGGAGCAGCTGCCTGAGAGCGAATTGCCACCGGACGAGCAGCCGGAGAAGGGCGATGCCGAGAAGGAGGCCTCACCGGAAGAGGCTTCACTGGCAGGCACCGAGGCTGGTGAAGCAACCGCGGTTACCGGCGATCCGGCATCTCCTTCTCCTCCGACCGAGCCCATAGCTCCACCTAAAACCGAGGAAGAACTGGCCCTAGAACGGCAGCTGGCGGATGTCCAGAGGCAACTGGCAGCCCTCTCCTCGCTGCCCTCCACCATACAGTCCACCCTGGATGCGGTGACCAAGCAGCTGGCCGAATTGCTGCCCACCTtcaagctgcagcagcaggagagGCGGGAGAGCCAAGAGGGTCAGGAGCTACCGCAGATCGATGAAAAAACCGGCAGCGAGCCGGAAGAGGATGATGCAG GCAAAGCCATATCCATATCTGGCACCGACAAGGACAACCAGGCGAACAACCATTGCCCAGCGGGGCCATGTGAGAGTAATGAGGATAGATGCGATGCCAATGACCGGGAAGTTGCGGAAATTTCGCGCTCAACTGACGACAATCGCCTGGCCAAGGACAAGAGCAAGGATACGGATGCGGAGAGGGACTGGGCCGAGCAGCCCGTGTCCGAGGAGCAGGGCTTCAGGAAGCAGAAG ATTGCATTTTGGAATCGTTTGTTCAATGGCGAGCATATAACACGCCAGCGCTTCAG GGAGCTGCAGGGCCTCGGCCAGAGCCTGACCATGCAAAA GGTCAACTTCATGAAGTACCAGAAGCCGGAGCGCAAAATCGATCTGAATCGCAGCGAGGTGTACAAGTATCTCAATCCGCATCTGGACAGGGCGCCCGTGCGTGGCATCGAGGTGCGTGCCCCGCTGGTGGCCGCCGAGTCTGATATTCGCCAGTCACTGCAGTCGTAG
- the Zasp67 gene encoding fibrous sheath CABYR-binding protein isoform X3: MVLDIKMCRFDNVPWGFRLVGGSDYDYPLMVVKVTEGSIAEEAGLRVEDIIVRINDTAATPLTHDEAHRLIMNSGSVFYFGVYRENEEDAYECLQKFPTSEGSLTKSPTPLLRPSPTPSPSQPQTLTLLQLTEATNARTPEPETHVPAAADAPAAPALEFAAVQAVDVSVTAECRPAMSEVHSEDNRGDVPAEAEEVEVVAEAGAGQGLEAAPGLYLPDLPDRPCSALSERAEIKLVEEEIAAVLSGESEVLKEHNVLGIFPKPGVCMSSDVLRSLNEEVTKTKLEKDKENRKWSTFLQRPNRPVPKSKQQLEAERRAANAYKVTIVKSAPRDKSPMPEAKPAPKEATPPKEEEKEEEVTVAVPEPEPEVEKEEEPLPTDSEVPNLEQLPESELPPDEQPEKGDAEKEASPEEASLAGTEAGEATAVTGDPASPSPPTEPIAPPKTEEELALERQLADVQRQLAALSSLPSTIQSTLDAVTKQLAELLPTFKLQQQERRESQEGQELPQIDEKTGSEPEEDDAGKAISISGTDKDNQANNHCPAGPCESNEDRCDANDREVAEISRSTDDNRLAKDKSKDTDAERDWAEQPVSEEQGFRKQKRHDVIEELEEHLVRKNNPRRSKRAFGPLVPSSERPLVLPGGRRWYRPKDAYNDEFIAETLSAQAELITGSTLGSCPYESPLLGYDSRVNFMKYQKPERKIDLNRSEVYKYLNPHLDRAPVRGIEVRAPLVAAESDIRQSLQS, from the exons GTGACCGAGGGCAGCATCGCCGAAGAGGCTGGACTGCGAGTGGAGGACATCATCGTACGCATCAATGACACGGCTGCCACGCCCCTAACCCACGACGAGGCCCACCGGCTCATCATGAACAGTGGGAGCGTCTTTTACTTTGGCGTCTACCG AGAGAACGAGGAGGACGCCTACGAGTGCCTCCAGAAGTTTCCCACGAGCGAGGGTTCGTTGACCAAGTCGCCCACGCCACTGCTAAGGCCATCGCCGACTCCGTCACCGTCTCAACCTCAGACTCTCACGCTGCTCCAGCTGACGGAAGCCACAAATGCCCGTACTCCGGAACCGGAGACCCATGTTCCTGCAGCTGCTGATGCGCCAGCAGCTCCTGCGCTGGAATTCGCTGCCGTTCAAGCGGTGGATGTGAGTGTCACGGCGGAATGTCGCCCAGCCATGTCGGAAGTGCATTCGGAAGACAATCGCGGGGATGTGCCAGCTGAGGCGGAAGAAGTCGAAGTCGTAGCAGAAGCCGGAGCTGGGCAAGGGCTCGAAGCAGCTCCTGGTCTTTACTTGCCCGATTTGCCCGATCGTCCGTGCTCCGCGCTGTCCGAAAGGGCGGAAATTAAGCTGGTGGAGGAGGAAATTGCCGCCGTGCTGTCCGGCGAGTCGGAGGTGCTCAAGGAGCACAATGTCCTCGG GATTTTCCCCAAGCCGGGCGTCTGCATGTCCAGCGACGTCCTGCGCTCGCTCAACGAAGAGGTGACCAAGACGAAGCTGGAGAAGGACAAGGAGAACCGCAAATGGTCCACCTTCCTTCAGAGACCCAACCGGCCGGTGCCCAAGAgcaagcagcagctggaggcaGAGCGAAGGGCGGCCAATGCCTACAAGGTGACGATTGTCAAGTCGGCGCCACGCGACAAGTCGCCCATG CCGGAAGCTAAGCCGGCGCCAAAGGAAGCTACGCCAcccaaggaggaggagaaggaggaggaggtgacGGTGGCGGTGCCGGAACCAGAGCCTGAGGTCGAAAAGGAGGAGGAACCGCTGCCCACGGACAGTGAGGTGCCGAATCTGGAGCAGCTGCCTGAGAGCGAATTGCCACCGGACGAGCAGCCGGAGAAGGGCGATGCCGAGAAGGAGGCCTCACCGGAAGAGGCTTCACTGGCAGGCACCGAGGCTGGTGAAGCAACCGCGGTTACCGGCGATCCGGCATCTCCTTCTCCTCCGACCGAGCCCATAGCTCCACCTAAAACCGAGGAAGAACTGGCCCTAGAACGGCAGCTGGCGGATGTCCAGAGGCAACTGGCAGCCCTCTCCTCGCTGCCCTCCACCATACAGTCCACCCTGGATGCGGTGACCAAGCAGCTGGCCGAATTGCTGCCCACCTtcaagctgcagcagcaggagagGCGGGAGAGCCAAGAGGGTCAGGAGCTACCGCAGATCGATGAAAAAACCGGCAGCGAGCCGGAAGAGGATGATGCAG GCAAAGCCATATCCATATCTGGCACCGACAAGGACAACCAGGCGAACAACCATTGCCCAGCGGGGCCATGTGAGAGTAATGAGGATAGATGCGATGCCAATGACCGGGAAGTTGCGGAAATTTCGCGCTCAACTGACGACAATCGCCTGGCCAAGGACAAGAGCAAGGATACGGATGCGGAGAGGGACTGGGCCGAGCAGCCCGTGTCCGAGGAGCAGGGCTTCAGGAAGCAGAAG AGACACGATGTCATCGAGGAGCTCGAGGAGCATCTGGTGCGCAAGAACAATCCCCGGCGGTCGAAGCGCGCCTTTGGTCCTTTGGTCCCATCCTCGGAGCGTCCGCTGGTTCTACCCGGCGGCCGGCGCTGGTATCGTCCCAAGGATGCCTACAACGATGAGTTCATTGCCGAGACCCTGAGCGCCCAAGCAGAGCTCATCACGGGCAGCACTCTCGG CAGCTGCCCATATGAGAGCCCCTTGCTGGGCTACGATTCCAG GGTCAACTTCATGAAGTACCAGAAGCCGGAGCGCAAAATCGATCTGAATCGCAGCGAGGTGTACAAGTATCTCAATCCGCATCTGGACAGGGCGCCCGTGCGTGGCATCGAGGTGCGTGCCCCGCTGGTGGCCGCCGAGTCTGATATTCGCCAGTCACTGCAGTCGTAG
- the Zasp67 gene encoding fibrous sheath CABYR-binding protein isoform X8 — protein MVLDIKMCRFDNVPWGFRLVGGSDYDYPLMVVKVTEGSIAEEAGLRVEDIIVRINDTAATPLTHDEAHRLIMNSGSVFYFGVYRENEEDAYECLQKFPTSEGSLTKSPTPLLRPSPTPSPSQPQTLTLLQLTEATNARTPEPETHVPAAADAPAAPALEFAAVQAVDVSVTAECRPAMSEVHSEDNRGDVPAEAEEVEVVAEAGAGQGLEAAPGLYLPDLPDRPCSALSERAEIKLVEEEIAAVLSGESEVLKEHNVLGIFPKPGVCMSSDVLRSLNEEVTKTKLEKDKENRKWSTFLQRPNRPVPKSKQQLEAERRAANAYKVTIVKSAPRDKSPMPEAKPAPKEATPPKEEEKEEEVTVAVPEPEPEVEKEEEPLPTDSEVPNLEQLPESELPPDEQPEKGDAEKEASPEEASLAGTEAGEATAVTGDPASPSPPTEPIAPPKTEEELALERQLADVQRQLAALSSLPSTIQSTLDAVTKQLAELLPTFKLQQQERRESQEGQELPQIDEKTGSEPEEDDAGKAISISGTDKDNQANNHCPAGPCESNEDRCDANDREVAEISRSTDDNRLAKDKSKDTDAERDWAEQPVSEEQGFRKQKHNVRFQT, from the exons GTGACCGAGGGCAGCATCGCCGAAGAGGCTGGACTGCGAGTGGAGGACATCATCGTACGCATCAATGACACGGCTGCCACGCCCCTAACCCACGACGAGGCCCACCGGCTCATCATGAACAGTGGGAGCGTCTTTTACTTTGGCGTCTACCG AGAGAACGAGGAGGACGCCTACGAGTGCCTCCAGAAGTTTCCCACGAGCGAGGGTTCGTTGACCAAGTCGCCCACGCCACTGCTAAGGCCATCGCCGACTCCGTCACCGTCTCAACCTCAGACTCTCACGCTGCTCCAGCTGACGGAAGCCACAAATGCCCGTACTCCGGAACCGGAGACCCATGTTCCTGCAGCTGCTGATGCGCCAGCAGCTCCTGCGCTGGAATTCGCTGCCGTTCAAGCGGTGGATGTGAGTGTCACGGCGGAATGTCGCCCAGCCATGTCGGAAGTGCATTCGGAAGACAATCGCGGGGATGTGCCAGCTGAGGCGGAAGAAGTCGAAGTCGTAGCAGAAGCCGGAGCTGGGCAAGGGCTCGAAGCAGCTCCTGGTCTTTACTTGCCCGATTTGCCCGATCGTCCGTGCTCCGCGCTGTCCGAAAGGGCGGAAATTAAGCTGGTGGAGGAGGAAATTGCCGCCGTGCTGTCCGGCGAGTCGGAGGTGCTCAAGGAGCACAATGTCCTCGG GATTTTCCCCAAGCCGGGCGTCTGCATGTCCAGCGACGTCCTGCGCTCGCTCAACGAAGAGGTGACCAAGACGAAGCTGGAGAAGGACAAGGAGAACCGCAAATGGTCCACCTTCCTTCAGAGACCCAACCGGCCGGTGCCCAAGAgcaagcagcagctggaggcaGAGCGAAGGGCGGCCAATGCCTACAAGGTGACGATTGTCAAGTCGGCGCCACGCGACAAGTCGCCCATG CCGGAAGCTAAGCCGGCGCCAAAGGAAGCTACGCCAcccaaggaggaggagaaggaggaggaggtgacGGTGGCGGTGCCGGAACCAGAGCCTGAGGTCGAAAAGGAGGAGGAACCGCTGCCCACGGACAGTGAGGTGCCGAATCTGGAGCAGCTGCCTGAGAGCGAATTGCCACCGGACGAGCAGCCGGAGAAGGGCGATGCCGAGAAGGAGGCCTCACCGGAAGAGGCTTCACTGGCAGGCACCGAGGCTGGTGAAGCAACCGCGGTTACCGGCGATCCGGCATCTCCTTCTCCTCCGACCGAGCCCATAGCTCCACCTAAAACCGAGGAAGAACTGGCCCTAGAACGGCAGCTGGCGGATGTCCAGAGGCAACTGGCAGCCCTCTCCTCGCTGCCCTCCACCATACAGTCCACCCTGGATGCGGTGACCAAGCAGCTGGCCGAATTGCTGCCCACCTtcaagctgcagcagcaggagagGCGGGAGAGCCAAGAGGGTCAGGAGCTACCGCAGATCGATGAAAAAACCGGCAGCGAGCCGGAAGAGGATGATGCAG GCAAAGCCATATCCATATCTGGCACCGACAAGGACAACCAGGCGAACAACCATTGCCCAGCGGGGCCATGTGAGAGTAATGAGGATAGATGCGATGCCAATGACCGGGAAGTTGCGGAAATTTCGCGCTCAACTGACGACAATCGCCTGGCCAAGGACAAGAGCAAGGATACGGATGCGGAGAGGGACTGGGCCGAGCAGCCCGTGTCCGAGGAGCAGGGCTTCAGGAAGCAGAAG CATAATGTGCGCTTCCAAACGTAG